Proteins encoded by one window of Triplophysa rosa linkage group LG19, Trosa_1v2, whole genome shotgun sequence:
- the LOC130569719 gene encoding E3 ubiquitin-protein ligase TRIM35-like isoform X1 → MASKCFCEEDFSCPVCCEIFKDPVLLSCTHSVCKDCIHRFWESKGAQECPVCRRRSSKEHPPVNLALKNLCESFLQERSERSSSVCHLHNEKLKLFCLDDQQPVCVVCRDSRTHNNHKFCPVNEAVEDNKEKLSAALKPLQEKLRIFEKFKQNLDKTAEHIKIQSRSTETQIHEEFEKLHQLLHDEESARIRALREEEEQKSQMMKEKIEKINRDISSLSHTIRGVEEQMTAEDVSFLQVLQSSLQYMRLIFNHVNHVNCVFVFQQKVKSTLERVQCGASDPENISGMMINVAKHLSNLKFTVIHKMKDNVQYTPVTLDPNTAHCKLLVSDDMMSVRFSEEASELIPENPERYRDSVYVVGSESLRSGIHCWDVQVGNNTDWCLGVKTDSAKRNNSGNLSWLSLLRRKCFYLKYHTGEYTAVGTPRECLSLSVKAQRIRVELDCDKGNLSFSDPLTNTHIHTFTHTFRGFFPFFSVTSNICPLVILPVKKHT, encoded by the exons ATGGCGTCTAAATGTTTTTGTGAGGAGGATTTCTCTTGTCCTGTGTGCTGTGAGATTTTTAAAGATCCCGTTCTGTTATCCTGTACTCACAGCGTCTGTAAAGACTGTATTCACAGATTCTGGGAAAGTAAAGGAGCTCAAGAATGTCCAGTTTGCAGAAGAAGATCGTCTAAGGAACATCCTCCAGTAAACTTGGCTTTAAAGAATCTGTGTGAGAGTTTCTTACAGGAGAGAAGTGAGAGATCTTCATCAGTCTGTCATCTTCACAATGAGAAACTCAAACTCTTCTGTCTGGATGATCAACAGCCCGTGTGTGTCGTGTGTCGAGACTCCAGAACACACAACAACCACAAATTCTGTCCTGTCAATGAAGCTGTCGAAGATAATAAG gagAAACTCAGTGCTGCATTAAAACCCTTACAGGAGAAACTGAGAATATTTGAGAAGTTTAAACAGAATTTGGATAAAACAGCAGAACATATAAAG ATTCAGAGTCGCAGCACAGAGACGCAGATTCATGAAGAGTTTGAGAAACTTCACCAGCTTCTACATGATGAAGAATCAGCCAGAATAAGAGCACTGAGAGAGGAAGAGGAGCAGAAGAGTCAGATGATGAAGGAGAAGATTGAGAAGATCAACAGAGACATTtcatctctttcacacacaatcAGAGGTGTAGAGGAGCAGATGACAGCTGAAGATGTTTCATTCCTACAGGTACTTCAATCTTCACTCCAATATATGAGGCTCATTTTCAATCATGTCAATCATGtcaattgtgtgtttgtgtttcaacaGAAAGTGAAGAGCACGCTGGAgag AGTTCAGTGTGGAGCGTCAGATCCAGAGAACATCTCAGGAATGATGATCAATGTAGCAAAACATCTCAGCAACCTGAAGTTTACTGTCATACACAAGATGAAGGACAATGTTCAATACA ctcCAGTGACTTTAGATCCAAACACTGCTCACTGTAAACTCCTCGTGTCTGATGATATGATGAGTGTGAGATTCAGCGAAGAAGCATCAGAGCTGATTCCTGAAAATCCAGAGAGATATCGTGATTCTGTGTATGTTGTGGGTTCAGAGAGTTTGAGATCAGGGATTCACTGCTGGGATGTTCAGGTTGGAAACAACACAGACTGGTGTCTGGGTGTGAAAACGGATTCTGCCAAGAGGAACAACAGCGGAAACTTGTCTTGGTTAAGTTTATTAAGGAGAAAGTGCTTTTATCTGAAATATCACACTGGTGAATACACTGCAGTCGGTACACCACGGGAATGTCTGTCCCTCTCAGTGAAAGCTCAGAGAATCCGAGTTGAGCTGGATTGTGACAAAGGAAATCTGTCATTCTCTGATCCTCtcactaacacacacatacacactttcacacacacGTTTAGAGGATTTTTTCCATTCTTCAGTGTTACCAGTAACATTTGTCCCCTAGTGATCTtacctgtaaaaaaacacacttaa
- the LOC130569719 gene encoding E3 ubiquitin-protein ligase TRIM35-like isoform X2, with product MASKCFCEEDFSCPVCCEIFKDPVLLSCTHSVCKDCIHRFWESKGAQECPVCRRRSSKEHPPVNLALKNLCESFLQERSERSSSVCHLHNEKLKLFCLDDQQPVCVVCRDSRTHNNHKFCPVNEAVEDNKEKLSAALKPLQEKLRIFEKFKQNLDKTAEHIKIQSRSTETQIHEEFEKLHQLLHDEESARIRALREEEEQKSQMMKEKIEKINRDISSLSHTIRGVEEQMTAEDVSFLQKVKSTLERVQCGASDPENISGMMINVAKHLSNLKFTVIHKMKDNVQYTPVTLDPNTAHCKLLVSDDMMSVRFSEEASELIPENPERYRDSVYVVGSESLRSGIHCWDVQVGNNTDWCLGVKTDSAKRNNSGNLSWLSLLRRKCFYLKYHTGEYTAVGTPRECLSLSVKAQRIRVELDCDKGNLSFSDPLTNTHIHTFTHTFRGFFPFFSVTSNICPLVILPVKKHT from the exons ATGGCGTCTAAATGTTTTTGTGAGGAGGATTTCTCTTGTCCTGTGTGCTGTGAGATTTTTAAAGATCCCGTTCTGTTATCCTGTACTCACAGCGTCTGTAAAGACTGTATTCACAGATTCTGGGAAAGTAAAGGAGCTCAAGAATGTCCAGTTTGCAGAAGAAGATCGTCTAAGGAACATCCTCCAGTAAACTTGGCTTTAAAGAATCTGTGTGAGAGTTTCTTACAGGAGAGAAGTGAGAGATCTTCATCAGTCTGTCATCTTCACAATGAGAAACTCAAACTCTTCTGTCTGGATGATCAACAGCCCGTGTGTGTCGTGTGTCGAGACTCCAGAACACACAACAACCACAAATTCTGTCCTGTCAATGAAGCTGTCGAAGATAATAAG gagAAACTCAGTGCTGCATTAAAACCCTTACAGGAGAAACTGAGAATATTTGAGAAGTTTAAACAGAATTTGGATAAAACAGCAGAACATATAAAG ATTCAGAGTCGCAGCACAGAGACGCAGATTCATGAAGAGTTTGAGAAACTTCACCAGCTTCTACATGATGAAGAATCAGCCAGAATAAGAGCACTGAGAGAGGAAGAGGAGCAGAAGAGTCAGATGATGAAGGAGAAGATTGAGAAGATCAACAGAGACATTtcatctctttcacacacaatcAGAGGTGTAGAGGAGCAGATGACAGCTGAAGATGTTTCATTCCTACAG AAAGTGAAGAGCACGCTGGAgag AGTTCAGTGTGGAGCGTCAGATCCAGAGAACATCTCAGGAATGATGATCAATGTAGCAAAACATCTCAGCAACCTGAAGTTTACTGTCATACACAAGATGAAGGACAATGTTCAATACA ctcCAGTGACTTTAGATCCAAACACTGCTCACTGTAAACTCCTCGTGTCTGATGATATGATGAGTGTGAGATTCAGCGAAGAAGCATCAGAGCTGATTCCTGAAAATCCAGAGAGATATCGTGATTCTGTGTATGTTGTGGGTTCAGAGAGTTTGAGATCAGGGATTCACTGCTGGGATGTTCAGGTTGGAAACAACACAGACTGGTGTCTGGGTGTGAAAACGGATTCTGCCAAGAGGAACAACAGCGGAAACTTGTCTTGGTTAAGTTTATTAAGGAGAAAGTGCTTTTATCTGAAATATCACACTGGTGAATACACTGCAGTCGGTACACCACGGGAATGTCTGTCCCTCTCAGTGAAAGCTCAGAGAATCCGAGTTGAGCTGGATTGTGACAAAGGAAATCTGTCATTCTCTGATCCTCtcactaacacacacatacacactttcacacacacGTTTAGAGGATTTTTTCCATTCTTCAGTGTTACCAGTAACATTTGTCCCCTAGTGATCTtacctgtaaaaaaacacacttaa